The proteins below come from a single Cannabis sativa cultivar Pink pepper isolate KNU-18-1 chromosome 3, ASM2916894v1, whole genome shotgun sequence genomic window:
- the LOC133036005 gene encoding uncharacterized protein LOC133036005: MPHRDSVFERFVKLQPPTFLGGTDIIKAEQWMSTITRILDNMGVTGTERVNCAAFMLQDHARVWWDIVGQTRDVNVMTWDEFKNLFEEKFYNIAVRTSHMEDFVKLTQGKMSVAEYTLEFDRLSKFAELALIAEEAEHQVIKEQTAKDVVTASNPAASGNISKGTDSGNTDHKRKVDASGTSGGNRKFRGNRGGRQGRGSSFRSYPVCPKCKKHHQGECRAKTCFQCGMVGHFIRDCPQTKKEEPKKNVTQNPGRLFTMTQADADASPSVVTVACL, from the exons ATGCCGCATAGAGATTCCGTGTTtgagcggtttgtgaagctgcaacctcctaCTTTTCTGGGAGGTACTGACATAATTAAAGctgagcaatggatgagtacaATCACCCGTATCCTTGATAATATGGGAGTGACGGGAACAGAGAGAGTGAATTGTGCAGCTTTCATGTtacaagatcatgcccgcgtctggtgggatATTGTGGGACAGACTCGTGATGTCAATGTAATGACTTGGGATGAGTTTAAGAATTTGTTTGAAGAAAAATTTTATAACATCGCTGTGAGGACTTCACACATGGAagactttgtgaaattaactcAAGGGAAGATGTCTGTGGCCGAATACACTCTAGAGTTTGATCGGCTGTCCAAgtttgctg agctagccttaattgctgaggaggcTGAGCATCAGGTAATAAAGGAGCAGACTGCAAAGGATGTTGTCACGGCATCGAACCCTGCTGCTAGTGGTAATATCAGTAAAGGGACCGACAGTGGTAACACTGATCACAAACGAAAGGTTGATGCTTCCGGAACATCAGGGGGTAACAGGAAGtttcggggaaacagaggtggccgcCAGGGCCGTGGATCTTCATTCCGATCTTATCCTGTGTGTCCAAAATGTAAGAAACACCATCAGGGTGAATGTCGGGCCAAGACttgtttccagtgtggcatggtgggccacttcATCAGAGATTGTCCTCAGACTAAGAAAgaggagcctaagaagaatgttaCTCAGAACCCGGGACGACTTTTTACCATGACTCAGGCTgatgctgatgctagtccgtcgGTGGTGACAGTCGCTTGTCTATAA